Proteins encoded by one window of Mucilaginibacter inviolabilis:
- a CDS encoding class I SAM-dependent methyltransferase, with protein sequence MIQLLTPTHWKDYELIDCGDFEKLERFGNIVLIRPEPQAVWSKQLPASEWQRLHNIKFKGRSATAGDWIKKDPKTPDRWHIEYKNKDAAIKFRLGLTSFKHLGIFPEQAVNWDYITQNIKKFKTPQPKVLNLFAYTGGASLIAQAAGADTTHVDSIKQVVTWANENQEISGLNNIRWVVEDALKFVKRELKRGKKYNGIILDPPAYGNGPNGEKWKLEDNINEMMADVIQLLDPEEHFLILNTYSLGFSSVIIENLIKSAFPKVQNLEIGELYLQATAGSKLPLGVFGKFFKTRS encoded by the coding sequence ATGATCCAACTATTAACCCCAACGCACTGGAAAGATTACGAGCTGATTGATTGCGGCGATTTTGAAAAGCTGGAACGCTTTGGGAATATTGTACTGATACGCCCCGAACCACAGGCGGTTTGGAGCAAACAACTGCCCGCTTCTGAATGGCAGCGCTTACACAACATCAAATTTAAAGGCCGCTCGGCAACTGCGGGCGATTGGATCAAGAAAGACCCCAAAACACCCGATCGCTGGCATATCGAATACAAAAATAAAGATGCAGCTATCAAATTCCGTTTGGGTTTAACCTCCTTTAAACACCTGGGTATTTTTCCTGAGCAAGCAGTAAACTGGGATTATATCACCCAAAACATCAAAAAGTTTAAAACACCGCAACCTAAAGTGCTTAACTTGTTTGCCTATACAGGCGGTGCATCCTTAATTGCGCAGGCAGCCGGTGCTGATACCACACACGTGGATTCCATTAAACAAGTGGTTACCTGGGCAAATGAAAACCAGGAGATCTCGGGCTTGAACAATATCCGCTGGGTGGTTGAGGATGCTTTAAAATTTGTAAAACGCGAACTAAAACGCGGCAAAAAATATAATGGTATCATTCTGGATCCTCCGGCATATGGCAATGGCCCCAACGGCGAAAAATGGAAACTGGAAGATAACATCAACGAGATGATGGCCGATGTGATACAACTACTCGACCCCGAAGAGCATTTCCTGATTCTGAACACCTACTCCTTAGGCTTTTCATCTGTAATTATCGAAAACCTCATCAAAAGCGCGTTCCCCAAAGTGCAGAATCTGGAAATCGGCGAACTCTACTTACAGGCCACAGCCGGATCGAAACTACCACTCGGGGTTTTTGGGAAATTCTTTAAAACACGTTCTTAG
- a CDS encoding metallophosphoesterase family protein gives MSTRRDFIGTGLTGIAALTLLPAVNTFANVNNEYNRQNKGRLKLRFVLASDIHYGQPDTDYALSTGNMVKWINADHAKNHLDMVIVNGDLVHNRPDLLPEIKSKYLDKFNMPYHTIPGNHDFADAAIWQKNFGYEDKYTVEFGDIAFVLANTADTKGTYICPDNVFIKASLEKFKDKKIVFVILHIPPFKWQKDDVFVDCPETMELLHGYPNVKAIFHGHDHLLDGVRYTGNKLPHFFDSHIGGNWGTDYKGYRIVEVDNENAIYTYQVNASQNPVLNSNKL, from the coding sequence ATGAGTACCCGCAGAGATTTTATTGGTACCGGATTGACCGGTATAGCAGCTTTAACCTTACTGCCTGCTGTTAATACTTTTGCAAACGTTAATAACGAATATAACCGCCAAAATAAAGGCAGGCTTAAATTACGCTTTGTCCTGGCTTCTGATATCCATTACGGTCAACCCGATACCGATTATGCCTTGAGTACCGGAAATATGGTTAAGTGGATCAATGCCGATCATGCTAAAAATCATCTGGATATGGTAATTGTTAATGGCGATCTGGTGCATAACCGCCCCGACTTGTTGCCCGAGATAAAAAGCAAATATTTGGATAAGTTCAATATGCCATACCATACTATTCCGGGTAATCATGATTTTGCTGACGCTGCCATATGGCAAAAGAATTTTGGTTATGAAGATAAGTACACTGTAGAGTTTGGTGATATTGCTTTTGTATTGGCCAACACTGCCGATACAAAAGGCACTTATATTTGCCCGGATAATGTTTTTATCAAGGCTTCGTTAGAGAAATTCAAAGACAAGAAGATTGTGTTTGTGATACTGCATATCCCTCCATTTAAATGGCAAAAAGATGATGTTTTTGTGGATTGTCCCGAAACCATGGAGCTGCTTCACGGTTACCCGAATGTAAAGGCAATTTTTCATGGACATGACCATTTGCTTGATGGGGTACGTTACACGGGTAATAAGCTCCCACACTTTTTTGATTCGCATATTGGAGGTAACTGGGGTACCGATTATAAAGGGTATCGCATAGTAGAAGTTGACAATGAAAATGCTATTTATACCTACCAGGTAAATGCCAGCCAAAATCCGGTTTTGAATTCTAATAAATTGTAA
- a CDS encoding ABC transporter ATP-binding protein translates to MIEIKDIYKTFGDNEVLKGISANFKPGKNNLIIGGSGSGKTTLLKCIVGLHDPTKGDVIFDGENFTDMDFEQRVPIRTKIGMLFQNSALFDSMTVEENIMFPLNLFTNQTKAEKLDRANFCLERVNLTGKNKLYPSELSGGMKKRVGIARAISMQPKYLFVDEPNSGLDPKTSILIDELINELTEEYEITTVIVTHDMNSVMGIGDHIIFLHQGKKWWEGSNKEIAHTDNQELNDFVFASKFMQAAKAKL, encoded by the coding sequence ATGATCGAAATTAAAGACATCTACAAAACATTTGGCGATAACGAAGTACTAAAAGGTATAAGTGCAAATTTCAAACCAGGTAAAAACAATCTCATCATCGGTGGTTCCGGATCGGGAAAAACTACCTTGCTAAAGTGTATCGTTGGCTTGCATGACCCTACCAAAGGCGATGTGATATTTGACGGCGAGAACTTTACCGATATGGATTTTGAACAACGCGTACCTATCCGTACAAAAATAGGGATGCTTTTTCAAAACTCGGCCCTGTTTGACTCCATGACGGTGGAAGAGAACATCATGTTCCCGCTTAACCTTTTCACCAATCAAACCAAGGCGGAGAAACTCGATCGAGCCAATTTTTGCCTCGAAAGGGTTAATCTGACCGGCAAAAACAAACTATATCCATCTGAGCTTTCGGGCGGGATGAAAAAACGTGTGGGTATTGCACGTGCCATCTCCATGCAACCCAAATATTTGTTTGTGGACGAACCCAACTCGGGCCTCGATCCTAAAACATCCATCCTGATAGATGAACTGATCAACGAACTGACTGAGGAATATGAAATAACAACAGTGATTGTTACCCACGATATGAACTCGGTAATGGGGATAGGTGATCACATCATATTTTTACATCAGGGCAAAAAGTGGTGGGAAGGCAGCAACAAAGAGATAGCCCACACTGATAACCAGGAACTGAACGATTTTGTATTCGCCAGTAAATTCATGCAGGCAGCTAAGGCGAAACTGTAG
- a CDS encoding N-acyl-D-amino-acid deacylase family protein, whose amino-acid sequence MIKKLLYTIYLILISTGCFAQQHFDIILKNGKIIDGAGNPWFYGDVGIVKDKIVSIGDLSKSKADKTIDATGLIIAPGFIDVHTHIEGDEKKTPTADNFIYDGVTTVITGNCGTSNIDIKKYFQFLDHLKLSVNVATLIGHNDVREAVLGKRAITPNDAQLQKMQAIVEQAMRDGAVGFSTGLIYTPGLYSKTPEVVALAKAAAKYHGVYTSHMRNESDKIFDAIAEAIDIGRQANMPLEISHFKVGLPNWNRSNEMIAMVEKARQEGLDVTVDQYPYTASSTTLNVLLPDWLQDGGHDSILKRLNSPLIHQKVVAEMITDMKRRTREHFDYAVVAHCDGDPSINGKNIMQINIAKGRPSTIPDEIETILDITKIGSASMVFHGLNEADVENILRYPLTMVASDSGIRLFGSGVPHPRGYGSNARVLAYYVREKNVIRLEDAIRKMTSLPAQKFHLTNRGLLQPGMFADIVIFDAGTVKDQSTFEHPHAYSTGFKYVLVNGNITVDNFKHTGTRKGVILHGPGYQQK is encoded by the coding sequence ATGATCAAAAAACTGCTGTACACGATATACCTGATATTGATATCCACAGGTTGTTTTGCACAGCAGCATTTTGACATCATCCTTAAAAACGGGAAAATAATTGACGGCGCCGGTAATCCCTGGTTTTATGGGGATGTAGGTATTGTTAAAGATAAGATCGTGAGTATAGGCGATCTATCCAAAAGTAAGGCAGACAAAACCATCGATGCTACCGGCCTCATCATTGCCCCTGGTTTTATTGATGTACATACCCATATTGAAGGCGACGAAAAGAAAACCCCTACTGCCGATAATTTTATATATGATGGCGTAACTACCGTGATCACGGGGAATTGCGGTACTTCCAATATTGATATTAAAAAGTATTTTCAGTTTTTAGATCACCTGAAATTATCGGTCAATGTAGCCACATTGATAGGGCATAATGATGTACGCGAAGCCGTTTTAGGCAAACGCGCCATAACACCTAACGATGCACAACTACAAAAAATGCAAGCGATTGTAGAACAAGCCATGCGGGATGGTGCTGTTGGTTTTTCTACCGGTTTAATTTACACACCCGGTTTATATTCCAAAACACCCGAAGTTGTAGCCCTGGCAAAAGCGGCGGCCAAATATCACGGGGTGTATACTTCGCACATGCGCAATGAATCGGACAAAATATTTGATGCCATTGCCGAAGCCATTGATATTGGCCGGCAAGCCAATATGCCCTTAGAGATCTCGCATTTTAAAGTAGGCTTACCCAACTGGAACCGCTCCAACGAAATGATAGCCATGGTCGAAAAAGCACGCCAGGAAGGTTTGGATGTTACTGTCGATCAATATCCATACACGGCCAGCAGCACCACACTGAATGTATTACTGCCCGATTGGCTGCAGGATGGCGGCCACGATTCGATATTAAAAAGGCTGAATAGTCCGCTGATACATCAAAAGGTGGTTGCCGAAATGATAACGGATATGAAAAGGCGTACCCGTGAACATTTTGATTACGCGGTGGTTGCCCATTGCGACGGAGATCCATCTATCAACGGCAAAAATATTATGCAGATCAATATCGCCAAAGGCCGCCCCTCAACTATACCTGATGAAATTGAAACCATTTTAGATATCACTAAAATTGGCAGTGCCTCCATGGTATTTCACGGTTTGAATGAAGCCGATGTGGAAAATATACTTCGTTACCCGCTCACCATGGTGGCGTCCGATTCGGGTATCCGCTTATTTGGTTCGGGCGTACCACATCCGCGCGGTTACGGCAGCAATGCCCGGGTACTAGCCTATTACGTACGCGAAAAAAATGTAATCCGATTGGAAGATGCTATACGTAAAATGACCTCTTTACCTGCGCAAAAATTCCATTTAACCAATCGGGGACTACTACAGCCCGGTATGTTTGCAGATATTGTTATCTTTGACGCCGGTACGGTCAAAGACCAATCAACGTTTGAACATCCCCACGCCTATTCAACTGGTTTTAAGTATGTTTTAGTGAATGGAAATATAACTGTTGATAATTTTAAGCACACAGGCACCAGAAAAGGTGTTATTTTGCACGGTCCCGGATATCAACAGAAATAA
- a CDS encoding SusD/RagB family nutrient-binding outer membrane lipoprotein, which yields MKKIFINYLLPVFMVLAVTGCKKSFEDLTKNNNVPSTVPASLLFNGILNQMADLPQTSNEIYCQYYLYNYDYYGNNRYDGFANGGDNYYSSLKNVLAMEAQATATGGAAVNPYEALGKFFRAYFFSKMSLEEGDIPMTDALKGLGNLTPTYDTQKAVMVQSLAWLESANADLTQLINNPGIAGSGVGSTLTNDIYFNNDLSKWQKTVNAFHIRLLLALSKKTADIDVKGQFAAIVGNPTTYPLMENLSDNLQYTFVSPSNYYPQNPNNFGQNGSRQNMSATYVSLLTQFKDPRVFVTAEPSRYLVDTLKQSPTDFASFVGADAGLDLGVMYNNATLQRYSFLNRKHFYSTYTGEPSIQIGYPELMFNIAEGINLGWASGDAEAYYKKGIQASFDSYSIPTGTGAFTAYFYHPTATSKGPTDGTSYNTYQVNVNWDTYYAQPAVKYAGGVTGHNQILQQKYLALFRHSGLESYFTYRRTGVPTFTVGPGTGNGTRIPLRFEYPTSERTVNAVNYNKALSSQYGGSDDINATMWILK from the coding sequence ATGAAAAAGATATTTATCAATTATTTATTGCCGGTATTTATGGTATTGGCAGTAACGGGCTGTAAAAAGAGCTTTGAAGATTTGACCAAGAATAACAACGTACCGAGTACAGTACCCGCATCGCTGTTATTTAACGGCATATTAAATCAAATGGCCGATTTGCCGCAAACCAGTAACGAAATATATTGCCAATACTATTTATATAACTATGATTATTATGGCAATAACCGTTATGATGGCTTTGCCAATGGAGGCGATAATTACTATAGCTCCCTTAAAAATGTGTTAGCTATGGAAGCACAGGCTACAGCAACCGGTGGTGCTGCGGTTAATCCTTACGAAGCATTAGGCAAATTTTTCAGAGCTTATTTTTTCAGCAAAATGAGTTTAGAGGAAGGCGATATTCCGATGACCGACGCATTAAAAGGCCTGGGTAATCTTACCCCAACTTATGATACTCAAAAAGCGGTAATGGTTCAGTCATTGGCCTGGTTAGAGAGCGCTAATGCTGATCTTACTCAATTGATCAATAATCCTGGTATTGCTGGTTCAGGTGTTGGTTCAACATTAACCAATGACATTTATTTTAATAATGATCTTTCCAAATGGCAAAAAACAGTTAATGCATTTCATATAAGATTGTTATTAGCTTTAAGTAAAAAAACAGCCGATATTGATGTTAAAGGACAGTTTGCCGCTATCGTGGGAAACCCTACCACATATCCGCTAATGGAAAATCTATCTGATAACCTGCAATATACCTTTGTTTCACCAAGTAATTATTATCCGCAAAACCCAAATAACTTTGGGCAAAATGGTTCAAGACAAAACATGTCGGCAACTTATGTTAGTTTGCTTACACAGTTTAAAGATCCAAGGGTATTTGTTACTGCAGAGCCTTCGCGTTACCTGGTTGATACGCTAAAACAAAGCCCAACTGATTTTGCTTCATTTGTTGGCGCTGATGCAGGTCTTGATCTTGGGGTGATGTATAATAATGCTACCCTGCAGCGTTACTCATTTTTGAACCGTAAACATTTCTACTCAACCTATACCGGTGAACCAAGCATTCAGATAGGTTATCCTGAACTGATGTTTAATATTGCCGAAGGTATTAACCTGGGTTGGGCATCAGGCGATGCTGAAGCTTATTATAAAAAAGGTATACAAGCTTCGTTTGATTCTTATAGCATACCAACTGGTACCGGTGCATTTACTGCCTATTTTTACCATCCAACAGCTACCTCCAAAGGGCCAACCGACGGAACCAGCTATAACACTTATCAGGTTAATGTAAATTGGGATACTTATTACGCACAACCTGCGGTTAAATACGCTGGCGGAGTAACAGGTCACAATCAAATATTACAGCAAAAATACCTGGCCTTGTTCCGTCATTCAGGTTTGGAGTCGTACTTTACTTATCGCCGTACAGGTGTGCCGACATTTACAGTAGGCCCAGGTACAGGTAACGGTACACGTATACCACTACGTTTTGAATATCCAACTTCAGAAAGAACGGTTAATGCAGTTAATTACAACAAAGCATTAAGCAGCCAATATGGTGGCAGCGACGATATCAACGCTACTATGTGGATATTGAAATAA
- a CDS encoding glycerophosphodiester phosphodiesterase family protein: MRLVILTTALLSLAVSDNWRPNPAPVSKHKFIISAHRGDHVIYPENTLAAYQEAIKNEADYIEIDLRTTKDGELVSMHDGSVNRMTNGQGQVKDLTLADLEQLQVKGKDSTSAVIYRIPTFKQILQLCKNKINIYLDFKAADPVLAYQMIKQYGMEKQVLVYINSAPQFTGWRKAAPKMPLMLSLPDSVKTVAGMNDFITKYQPDILDGSYNQYNADMIKLAGEKHIPVWPDIQSAGEGPADWDKALAVGLSGLQTDHPAALVKYLKGKGLR; this comes from the coding sequence ATGCGCTTAGTTATATTAACAACAGCATTATTGTCATTAGCGGTAAGTGATAACTGGCGGCCTAACCCGGCACCGGTTTCAAAACATAAATTCATCATTTCTGCACACCGGGGCGATCATGTGATCTATCCTGAAAATACATTAGCTGCTTATCAGGAAGCCATCAAAAATGAGGCAGATTATATAGAAATAGATTTGCGGACAACCAAAGATGGTGAATTGGTAAGCATGCATGATGGCAGCGTAAACCGGATGACCAATGGGCAAGGGCAGGTTAAAGACTTAACTCTGGCAGATTTAGAGCAGCTCCAGGTAAAAGGTAAGGATAGCACATCAGCAGTGATTTATCGCATTCCAACATTTAAGCAGATATTGCAATTGTGCAAAAACAAGATCAATATCTATCTTGATTTTAAAGCTGCCGATCCGGTATTGGCCTACCAAATGATCAAACAATATGGTATGGAAAAACAGGTATTGGTTTATATCAACAGCGCTCCTCAGTTTACCGGCTGGCGTAAAGCTGCCCCCAAAATGCCACTGATGCTGAGTTTGCCTGATAGCGTTAAAACTGTTGCAGGAATGAATGATTTTATCACGAAGTATCAGCCGGATATACTGGATGGCAGCTACAACCAGTATAATGCCGATATGATAAAACTGGCCGGAGAGAAACATATACCTGTTTGGCCGGATATTCAAAGCGCCGGCGAAGGCCCGGCAGATTGGGATAAGGCTCTGGCTGTAGGATTGTCCGGCTTGCAGACTGATCATCCCGCTGCGCTGGTGAAATATTTAAAAGGGAAGGGTTTGAGGTAG
- a CDS encoding alkaline phosphatase family protein: MKKIILSLLLAGSLSALFAQQHKTENVIIVTIDGLRWQEVYRGADSALINSNETNEKDAVRKNFWKANTNDRRKLLMPFFWSTVVQQGQLYGNRDIGSKDEVANPYHFSYPGYNEIFTGFPDPRMNTNEAITNPNMNVLEFLNKQKGFQHKVAAFSSWERFTQILNTPRSGILNNSGYMPVNVPGMNDRLKQLNEMLDEVPHFLGDSTRIDFLTFEFAKTYMQQYKPRALYVAFDEPDDLAHAGNYKFYLDRIRQEDDYIKQLWQYVQSDPAYKNKTTLIITCDHGRGDVPLTKWRDHGTETPHSEQTWFAVLGPDTPAGGEMKLPATTYHKQLAQTIAKLLGFDFKASAGHEVGDAVESVFVKK; encoded by the coding sequence ATGAAAAAAATAATTTTATCATTATTACTTGCCGGCTCACTCTCTGCACTATTTGCTCAGCAACACAAAACCGAAAATGTGATCATTGTAACCATTGATGGTTTACGCTGGCAGGAGGTTTATCGCGGTGCCGATTCGGCCCTGATCAATTCAAACGAAACTAATGAGAAAGACGCTGTTCGTAAAAACTTTTGGAAAGCCAACACCAATGATCGCCGCAAATTGTTGATGCCGTTTTTTTGGTCGACTGTTGTACAGCAAGGCCAGCTATACGGGAACCGCGATATAGGCAGCAAGGATGAGGTAGCTAACCCATATCATTTTTCGTACCCGGGCTATAACGAAATATTTACCGGTTTCCCTGACCCAAGGATGAATACCAACGAGGCCATTACCAACCCGAATATGAATGTGCTGGAATTTTTAAACAAGCAAAAAGGCTTTCAGCATAAAGTTGCCGCTTTTTCGTCATGGGAGAGATTTACGCAGATATTGAATACCCCACGCTCGGGTATCCTGAATAATTCGGGTTACATGCCTGTGAACGTTCCGGGTATGAATGACCGTTTAAAACAGCTGAATGAGATGCTTGATGAGGTTCCACATTTTCTGGGCGACTCCACCCGTATTGACTTTTTAACTTTTGAATTTGCCAAAACCTACATGCAACAATATAAGCCACGTGCCTTGTATGTAGCTTTTGATGAACCAGACGACCTGGCACATGCCGGTAACTACAAGTTTTATCTGGATCGTATCCGTCAGGAGGATGATTATATAAAACAGTTGTGGCAATATGTACAATCAGATCCTGCATATAAAAACAAAACTACGCTGATCATCACCTGTGATCATGGCAGGGGGGACGTTCCTTTAACCAAATGGCGCGATCATGGTACAGAGACTCCTCATTCAGAACAAACCTGGTTTGCCGTTTTGGGCCCGGATACTCCAGCCGGTGGCGAAATGAAGTTACCCGCAACAACCTATCACAAACAATTGGCTCAAACCATAGCCAAATTGTTAGGATTTGATTTTAAAGCGTCGGCCGGCCATGAAGTTGGTGATGCTGTAGAGAGTGTTTTTGTTAAAAAATAA
- a CDS encoding Gfo/Idh/MocA family protein, which produces MIKWGIIGCGRIAHRFMQGLREVPDTKLMASWSRTQSSVNAFTEQYGGIACTNIDELLASDIDAVYIATLPDSHAVYSIAALKAGKHVLCEKPVTVNLAELEQVLAVAKDCDLLFMEGMKPAFYPLYLRLKEHLTLDPIGPAGYVRAGSSVADLSADHPNFNLELAGGGLMQIGVYEAFLAIDWLGELQDVQAMGRFGSTGIDMFTIFQTQHAGGYSQLYAGFDLHGKGDTLIAGPLGHITIHKNWWNPAQATIDYLDGRIIELHEPFTAGGLNYEIAHFCDLIKAGKTESPVISHQMSKQMISLIDRARAQIGLKFPSEK; this is translated from the coding sequence ATGATTAAATGGGGAATAATAGGTTGCGGGCGTATTGCACACCGGTTTATGCAGGGACTTCGGGAAGTACCGGATACAAAACTGATGGCTTCCTGGTCAAGAACCCAATCCTCGGTTAATGCTTTCACAGAACAATACGGGGGTATTGCCTGCACCAATATTGATGAATTACTGGCCAGCGATATCGACGCGGTTTATATTGCCACATTACCTGATAGTCATGCAGTTTACAGCATAGCTGCATTAAAAGCAGGCAAACATGTGCTTTGCGAAAAGCCGGTCACCGTTAACCTGGCCGAACTTGAACAGGTACTTGCTGTAGCAAAAGATTGCGACTTACTTTTCATGGAAGGCATGAAACCTGCCTTCTATCCTTTATACCTGCGCTTAAAAGAGCATCTTACCCTCGATCCTATTGGCCCCGCGGGTTATGTTCGCGCAGGATCATCAGTCGCTGATCTTTCTGCTGATCATCCTAATTTCAACCTGGAGCTTGCTGGTGGTGGCTTGATGCAGATAGGCGTATATGAAGCTTTTTTGGCGATAGATTGGTTGGGTGAATTGCAGGATGTACAAGCCATGGGCCGCTTTGGCAGCACCGGCATAGATATGTTCACTATATTTCAAACGCAGCACGCGGGTGGATATTCGCAACTATACGCCGGGTTTGATCTGCATGGCAAAGGCGACACGCTGATTGCCGGGCCGCTAGGCCATATTACCATCCACAAAAACTGGTGGAACCCCGCCCAAGCTACTATTGATTACCTGGATGGCCGGATTATTGAACTACATGAGCCTTTTACCGCAGGTGGTCTTAATTACGAAATAGCTCACTTTTGTGATCTGATCAAAGCGGGTAAAACAGAAAGCCCTGTCATCAGCCACCAAATGTCTAAACAAATGATCAGCCTGATTGACAGAGCCCGTGCACAGATCGGGTTAAAATTCCCGTCTGAGAAATAG